CGCGTCACCCAATACAGGATAACCTAAATAACTCAGATGCACCCTTATCTGATGGGTTCTGCCGGTAAGAGGATAAACTTCAAGCAAAGTATAATCAGTATATCGTCTTAACACACGATAGATAGTTTTTGCTTCTCTGCCATTACCAAAATCTACTGCCATGAGTTGCCTATTCCGTGGATGCCTTCCCACAGGAACATCGATTTCTCCTTCGTCTAACTCAACAACTCCTCTTACAATAGCGATATAACGACGATAGATGGAGTGTTCCTTGAACTGTTGAGCAAGCCCCAAATGAATGGAATCAGATTTTGCTACCACAAGAAGACCGGAAGTATCCTTATCTAAACGATGGACTATGCCGGGTTTAAATTTCCCTCCCAAACGAGAAAGATTTTTCGCATGATAAAGTAAAGCATTAACCAAAGTCCCCGAAAATACTCCTCCCGCAGGGTGCACAAGCATTCCCGCAGGT
The window above is part of the Candidatus Omnitrophota bacterium genome. Proteins encoded here:
- a CDS encoding RluA family pseudouridine synthase, whose product is MMGKDFRPEPAEEGMRIDIYLHKKIIPQVSRQKIQMMVREKMVLVNKIPVKCHYRIKKGDLIHIELPEFKEPDIEAEDIVLDIVFEDGHLLVVNKPAGMLVHPAGGVFSGTLVNALLYHAKNLSRLGGKFKPGIVHRLDKDTSGLLVVAKSDSIHLGLAQQFKEHSIYRRYIAIVRGVVELDEGEIDVPVGRHPRNRQLMAVDFGNGREAKTIYRVLRRYTDYTLLEVYPLTGRTHQIRVHLSYLGYPVLGDAVYGKNSKLITRQALHAKEIGFKHPYTKENLRFSSSLPTDMQKLVPNYNIKNGEDRII